TGGAACATTCCAGAATTTATAGTTTTGAAAATGGTGGGAAACCAGAAGTGTACTTAGCTTCTGCAGATTGTATGCCAAGAAACTTCCTTCGCCGGATTGAAGTGATGTTTCCAATCTTACAAGATAAACATAAAAAACGAATCGCAAAAATACTAGAATTACTCCTCAGGGACAATACACAAGCGCGAGTATTGGAATCAGACGGAAGTTATACGAGACTCACACCAGGAGATGATGATCCTGCTGTGAATTCACAAATTGATATGGTAGATATCTAAAGGAACCAAAATGGATTTTACAAAAACAAAAACAGAACTAGGAAAACTCATTGGAGAAAAAAAAGTCATCCAAAAAAACGATGGAACCATGGATGATGCTTTATTCGATTCTTATGGAACCGATCGCACAAAAGTATACCCTCCAAATTACCAAGTTTTAGTCTTTCCTGAATCTACAGAAGATGTGGCATCTATTGTTTCGTATGCTTACCAAAATGGAATCTCCATTGTCCCATCTGGTGGAAGGACTGGTTATGCTGGTGGTGCAGTTGCAAAAGACGGAGAAATTGTCATATCAATGTCCAAAATGAACCAGGTGATGGACTTTGATCCATTTCTTGGCACCTTACACATCCAAGCTGGGATGATCACAAAAAATCTTCACAAAGAAGCTGAAGAAAGAGGCTTTTATTTCCCAGTTGATTTTGCAGCGACTGGATCAAGCCATATCGGCGGAAACATTGCAACAAACGCTGGTGGTGTTCGAGTTGTACGGTATGGACTCATCCGAGATTGGATCTTAGGACTAACTGTTGTTACTGGCAAAGGGGAAGTATTTCGTTTTAACGGAGAAATATTAAAAAACAATACTGGATATGATCTAAAACATTTATTCATTGGTTCGGAAGGAACTCTTGGTATCATCACAGAAGCAGTTGTCAAACTCACCAAACCTCCTAAAGACATTCGTGTGATTTTTTTGGCAGTCCCAGAATACAAAAACATCTTAGAGATTTTCAAAGAAACTCATAACTTCGATTTACCTTTGTTAGCGTTTGAATTTTTAACTGATTACTGTTTGGATAAAGTAAAAGAACACTTAGGTGTTCCAGACCCATTCCAGGCACCTAGCAAGTATTATGTGCTAATGGAATTCGAAGTCAATAATGAAACCGATGAAGAAAAACTCTATTCCATTTTAGAATCCATCACGGAAAAAGAACTCATCACTGATGGTTCCATTGCCCAAAACTCAAGGCAAAACGAAACCTTTTGGAAGTATAGAGAAGGGATTTCGGAATCACTTTCTCTTGCGTATACGGTTCACAAAAATGATATCTCCCTCCCACTCCGAAATATGGAGGCATTTTTAGGAGAAATGACTGCCCTTCTTTCCCAAAAATACCAGGGATTTTCCATTGCCCTTTTTGGTCATATTGGAGATGGGAACCTTCACCTAAACATAGTGAAACCAAAAGACCTCTCGGATGAAGAATTCTTCAAACAATGCAAACAAGTGGACCCTGAGATGTTCCAACTCATCCAAAAATTCAAAGGATCCATCTCTGCTGAACATGGTATTGGTCTCCTCAAAAAAGATTATTTGGGATTTTCACGTTCCCAAGGGGAATTGGACACCATGAAGGCAATCAAATTGGCTTTTGACCCCAAAGGGATTTTGAACCCTGGGAAAGTGCTCTAAACAGAGACAAACCACTTCGAATGGATATTTTTTTTGGTCGTTCTGCTTATTTGGTAAGCAATGGCCAAAAAAATGCTAGATTTTAATCAGAGATGGTCTAAACTGTAACTATGTTCAGAAAGATTACAAAAATCGTGGGAGTCACTCTCCTAACAATCTCTCTGGGCAGTGCATTCCTTTCGGAAGAAAATGTTTTGGTACGCACTCGCGGGGCAAAATCCAGCCGAGTGACAGGGAAATCCCAACTTTCGGGATCTCACTTCCTTGTGAGCCAAAATACAACTTCAGAAGAAGGGACTGGCACAAAAGATTTAGAAGACATCCTCACTTGGAATGGAAAGGGAATCACTGGATTTTGGGCCTTCGCAGTCACCCAAGATGCATCTGAATCCACTCAATGGAATTCAAAGCTCCTTTCCTACCAATATCTAAATTTACCTCCACCCGTATAACTCCTCTCTACCGCTTTAACCTGTGTCCCGTTAGGGGCACAGGATGTTTTTATTATTCCATTAGAATTGTTTCTCATTTGCCAAAACTCAACCGACTGTACCAGAGTGGTTTCGCGCTCTGGGCAGTCTTTTTTTTGCATTCTTTTTCGTCCCATCCACTAACGATTGCGCAGAATGTGAAATCCATTGCACATTCATTAGAATCACCTCCCATTTTAAGATTGAGTACAGAGTTCGATAGGAATACGTGGACATTATGACGGGGAACTGGTCAAACAAACTGATTGCATTGCTACTTGTGGCAACCGTAGGTTTCCCATTTGATAGCACATCAGACGCTGTTTCCCAATATTTTGAAGCAAACCTCCAACACATCAAAAAATCCTATGCCAATGCCTTGGAAACGCCTGAGGACACAGCGATTGACTTACCTCAGATCACTTCGATTGATGATAATGCAACACTCAGTCGCACAAGAGCTGACTTTTTAGATTTTATCAATGATTATAAGAATTATGATCTCTCAGATGATTTAATCATTTCTTACTTTGACTTACTTTCTATCGGGAAATTGATTCCCAACTTACTTTCTTCTCTACTTCTCAACATTCCTCCCCCTATTTCTCTCGCTTAAACCTTATTCGGCACTTACGAATCCGGAAGTAGACCACCTAACAAGTAAGGTATACCTGTATTCGTTGCACTCAAGAATTTTAAAAATTTGGTAACTTATGAACGTTTATTACAAAATCGGCATCTACCTTTCGCTTCTCTTTGTGACATCCATTCTTTCAGAAGAAATGAAAGTCGCACAAGCAAGTGAGGCTCTCAGGAGACAACTAACGGATGAAAACCCAAGGACTTCCCTTGGATCTAGTTTGTACCCAGATGACCAAAAATATACCAGAGACATTGATTTAGAAACCGCTGAATCCTTGTTATGGAAAAACAACTTACTCCTCATCGCATCACGTTTCCAAATCGATGTTAAAAAAGCTGGAATTTTACAAGCAGGGTTATATGCAAACCCTAACATTGCTATTGACCAAAGTATTTATGCGGAACCTACTCAAAGGTATTTTGATACAACTCGTTCGGGTCAATCTGTTGTCCAAGTACAACAAGTATTTTTGCTAGGTGGAAAAATTGATAAACGAGTAAAAGTCGCAGAACTCAATGCGAAAATTTCTGAACAAGAATTTTATGACTTAACAAGAGCACTCATTACAAAACTCAGAAGGACTTTTTATACAATTTATTTCTATAAGAAGGCTGTGGTTTTTTATGACCAAAGTATTGCTTCCATCGAAAAAACAGTAGAGTCTTCCGAACTTGCTTACAAACGAAGGGCTCTGTTACAAGCAGAACACTTACGCCTTAAAGCATTATTATTCTTTCTGAAAAAAGAGAGAGAAGACTTAGCAATTAAAGTCTACGAAAGAGAAGCTGAATTAAAAGTACTACTCAATGATGATATGTATCGAGATGCTAGGGTTGAATTTTCTCCTAAAATCAATGAAAAACAATTAGATTCCATTGTACCAAATAATGTAAAACTCGAAGATTTAGTTGAGATTGCTCGTGAGAATCGACCTGACCTTAAAAAAGCATTACAAACATTACGTTATGAAGAAGCAAATCTAGAACTCCAATACGCAAATGCAATTCCTGATTTATCCTTTGGTCCTGTATATAACAGAGGTGGAACAGCATTTCAAAATTATTGGGGGGTAACTGCACAGTTAACAGTTCCATTATTTGATCGTAACCAAGGGAATATCCAAGCAGCAGAAAAAGCAATTTTAGTCCGTAAACAAGAACTAAAGAACAATATCTTAGAAGTGGAAAACGAAGTAGCGGTTGCTTACCAATCGGCTCGTATCAAAGACGCTTTATACAAACGATTCATCGATGCTTATATCAAGGATTACGGGAGTTTATCTTTGGATATGATTATGAGTTATGAAAAGAAATACATCACGATCCTAGAGTTCGCAGACTTCTTTGAAACATACCGATCAAGTGTTGTTGAGATGTTAAAACTCCAAACTGATCGTATGGAAGCCATTGAAAATGTAAATTATGCAGTGGGAAAAGGAATCTTCATCCCCAAGTCCGAAAACCAAACTTATCCAAAATCTGAGGAATAAAATGTTAGTTACCTTAAAATCGTTAAATCAAAAAGCAAAAATCCTCCTGATTTCTGGAGTTGTATTAATTGTTATCGCTGTTTTGTTTTTGGTGTTTTCCAAAAGTGCAAAACCTGCTCACAAACATCCTGAAAAAGCTGAAGTATTTGATGATGGATTGCGAATTGAATTTAAACCCAATAGCCCAGGCCTTGAGATCGTTAGATCAACAGTCATTGGTGGTGGTGGAGAGTTTGTAAGTTTAGAAGCACCTGCAAGGCTAATTGCTTCCACTTCTCCTTCAGTGAGTAATGGAGCAAGAATCATTCTCTTCGAATCAGCAGAGTTAAACGATTTGTATGTTGGTTATGTCCATGCAAAAAACAAACTCCACAGGTCCAATAAAAACCTAAATCGTATTAAGGATATGTTTGTTCACCGAGTTGCTACAGAAAAAGACTTGGTAGAATCTGAAACTGATGCTGGAAACGATGCAGCGGAACTTGCAGAATTCGAAGGAAAACTTCGTGCGCAAGGATTAAATCCAAGTGAGTTAAGTACTGCAGGAAGTTTAAAGGCATGGATCATTACGGATGTTCCTGAATCTCAAATTTCTACCTTAAAAAAAGGAAGAAAGGTAAAAGTGGTTTTTGCCTCCTTCCCTGACGAAGAGTTTATTGGAACAGCAGAAGCCATTGGGGATAACGTAGACCCATTAACTAGAACTGCAAAAATGCGTATCATCGTAGTGAACGAAAAATACAGATTAAAACCAGGTATGTTTGGTGTTGTAAAATTCCCTGAACAAACTGGTGGAGATAGTGTTGTATTACCTTATACAGCAATCGTAACTGTTGAAGGTAAAAACTACGTGTTTGTCGAAGAAAAACCATTAACATTCAAAAGACGTGAAGTTGTTTTGGGAATCTCAACAAAAGAACGAGTGAATATTATCGAAGGACTTTCTCCTGGTGAAAAAGTAGCGATTCAAGGTTCCATATTGTTAAAAGGTCTCAGTTTTGGTTTCTAAGATGAAGCATATAATCCTCAGTCTTTTATTTCTTTCTGTACTAGGAACTAATTTATATTCTCAATCTTCTCCTTATCCAAAAGATAAAAATGGGAATGAAATCAAACCGGAATGGACTCCTTCTAAACCCAATGAATCTGCATTTGGTGACGATGAAAAATTGGATCAAAATAGTTTAGATGAAAAACGATTACCTAAATCGACTAATTTTTGGGTTTATGGTGCCTCGATTGGTTCTCCTGCGAGTATAAATTTTAATTTAGGTTATTACTGGAAAGACATCGTATTACGAGGGTCTGGTGGTGTATGGGGACCACAATGGAAAGGTGGCCAAATCGATTTAGGTTATACCTTCTGGAAAACACCTGTAATCACTCACAGTATCTCAATTGTAGGTGGTTATTTTGAAGTAAATCCATTTGCTCCCGAAGTGGGCCGTGGTGGTCAATCCTCATACCCAACAGGAGTCAATATTCCTGGATACAATAGAAGAGATCCAACACAGGAAGATTTGCTCATTCGTTCCTATATTAACTCCATCGATTCCAATGTGGCTACGTATCTCGAATACGAAAGTAGAGAGAGACAAAGAGTTCATTTAACTCAAAGATATATTGGAGTTACCTACGACTTTTTACTTGGAAACTTCTTCCTACAGTTAGGTGGAGGAGTTGGACAAGGCGATTATAGAAACCCTCAGCTTTTGCTACAAATGGGTTACCTCTTCAATACGAGGGAGTATCATGATTAAAGATTTTATTGAAACAGCACTTAAAAATCGAATTACCACAATTATTGCAGCAATTGTTGCTGTATTATTTGGAATTTGGGCATGGATAGACATTCGTAAAGAAGCATATTCCGACATCGCTGACACACAAGTTCGATTGATTGCTAAATTTCCTGGGAAAGCAGCAGTAGAAGTTGAAGAAAGGGTAACTCTTCCCATAGAACGCGTATTAAACGCTATCCCGAAGGTTGCGGTGCGACGTTCAAGAACGATCAATGGTCTCGTTGTATTCCAATTTGTTTTTGAAGATGGAACTGATGATTATTTTGCACGTATGAG
The sequence above is a segment of the Leptospira levettii genome. Coding sequences within it:
- a CDS encoding FAD-binding oxidoreductase, with protein sequence MDFTKTKTELGKLIGEKKVIQKNDGTMDDALFDSYGTDRTKVYPPNYQVLVFPESTEDVASIVSYAYQNGISIVPSGGRTGYAGGAVAKDGEIVISMSKMNQVMDFDPFLGTLHIQAGMITKNLHKEAEERGFYFPVDFAATGSSHIGGNIATNAGGVRVVRYGLIRDWILGLTVVTGKGEVFRFNGEILKNNTGYDLKHLFIGSEGTLGIITEAVVKLTKPPKDIRVIFLAVPEYKNILEIFKETHNFDLPLLAFEFLTDYCLDKVKEHLGVPDPFQAPSKYYVLMEFEVNNETDEEKLYSILESITEKELITDGSIAQNSRQNETFWKYREGISESLSLAYTVHKNDISLPLRNMEAFLGEMTALLSQKYQGFSIALFGHIGDGNLHLNIVKPKDLSDEEFFKQCKQVDPEMFQLIQKFKGSISAEHGIGLLKKDYLGFSRSQGELDTMKAIKLAFDPKGILNPGKVL
- a CDS encoding TolC family protein, with translation MNVYYKIGIYLSLLFVTSILSEEMKVAQASEALRRQLTDENPRTSLGSSLYPDDQKYTRDIDLETAESLLWKNNLLLIASRFQIDVKKAGILQAGLYANPNIAIDQSIYAEPTQRYFDTTRSGQSVVQVQQVFLLGGKIDKRVKVAELNAKISEQEFYDLTRALITKLRRTFYTIYFYKKAVVFYDQSIASIEKTVESSELAYKRRALLQAEHLRLKALLFFLKKEREDLAIKVYEREAELKVLLNDDMYRDARVEFSPKINEKQLDSIVPNNVKLEDLVEIARENRPDLKKALQTLRYEEANLELQYANAIPDLSFGPVYNRGGTAFQNYWGVTAQLTVPLFDRNQGNIQAAEKAILVRKQELKNNILEVENEVAVAYQSARIKDALYKRFIDAYIKDYGSLSLDMIMSYEKKYITILEFADFFETYRSSVVEMLKLQTDRMEAIENVNYAVGKGIFIPKSENQTYPKSEE
- a CDS encoding efflux RND transporter periplasmic adaptor subunit; translation: MLVTLKSLNQKAKILLISGVVLIVIAVLFLVFSKSAKPAHKHPEKAEVFDDGLRIEFKPNSPGLEIVRSTVIGGGGEFVSLEAPARLIASTSPSVSNGARIILFESAELNDLYVGYVHAKNKLHRSNKNLNRIKDMFVHRVATEKDLVESETDAGNDAAELAEFEGKLRAQGLNPSELSTAGSLKAWIITDVPESQISTLKKGRKVKVVFASFPDEEFIGTAEAIGDNVDPLTRTAKMRIIVVNEKYRLKPGMFGVVKFPEQTGGDSVVLPYTAIVTVEGKNYVFVEEKPLTFKRREVVLGISTKERVNIIEGLSPGEKVAIQGSILLKGLSFGF